A stretch of Halichondria panicea chromosome 1, odHalPani1.1, whole genome shotgun sequence DNA encodes these proteins:
- the LOC135331289 gene encoding uncharacterized protein LOC135331289, producing the protein MSIPSCKIILLVLVSWTLLANQLGSEQPCDLSPFTIIMISDNTGSTVSSIVHIPVTEALDGTLVECFAGGGTLSPQVGNTTLNVIDLNMSSVTSWIANLRTDALGSVLDWDPLDQPYQRCVTGYSITLNETVYNTTNTSLSLAGESLPYCETQTVTVKPLTLNGLLSLDTLNITVINPNLVTPAISTSFRFQKEVLKLKVIVQDISIDIALIRMFGYISSGEDCVPTTSFNGSSVVIDFSDQSPGDAYTVCMMFRNNECSVSAINSITVTVPATMITIQEVRPSGSSYMVRLSLPFTGYPPSDLLIVSTLSPPHSDPITLPFPYTTNQITVSFIDITAGVFYTYTIRIILASNQSNDVVFPVTGNFILALHVLGESVQFLSTGEAMAVSVAATFTISIAIGLLLGVSLMYCIMYYRNRGHYPVRQRQEESIQPTVPSGPVYEEVTPIQEQIELKPNEAYGPL; encoded by the exons ATGAGTATACCAAGTTGCAAG ATTATCCTGTTGGTCCTGGTTTCATGGACACTGCTAGCAAATCAACTGG GCTCAGAACAGCCTTGTGATCTGAGTCCGTTCACCATCATCATGATCAGTGACAATACTGGCTCCACAGTGAGTTCCATCGTTCATATACCTGTGACTGAGGCACTGGACGGTACTCTGGTTGAATGCTTTGCTGGTGGTGGTACTTTGTCTCCACAAGTTGGCAACACCACACTTAATGTGATAG ATCTAAATATGTCGTCTGTAACTTCCTGGATAGCAAATCTGAGAACTGATGCTCTAGGGTCTGTTCTGGACTGGGACCCATTGGACCAACCTTACCAGAGATGTGTCACTGGCTACAGCATCACCCTGAATGAAACAGTGTACAATACCACAAACACATCTCTATCATTAGCTGGAGAGAGCCTCCCTTACTGTGAGACTCAGACAGTGACTGTGAAACCACTCACACTCAATGGACTGTTATCTTTAGACACCTTAAATATCACTGTGATCAATCCAA ACTTGGTGACTCCAGCTATATCCACCTCCTTCAGATTCCAAAAGGAAGTTTTGAAGCTCAAAGTAATAGTTCAG GATATTTCGATTGATATTGCACTCATTCGAATGTTTGGATACATATCGAGTGGAGAGGATTGTGTTCCTACCACATCATTTAATGGGAGTTCAGTTGTAATCGATTTCTCAGACCAATCTCCTGGAGATGCTTACACAGTGTGTATGATGTTCAGAAACAATGAATGCTCTGTGTCTGCAATCAATTCCATTACTGTGACTG TTCCAGCTACAATGATCACCATACAAGAAGTTAGGCCATCTGGCTCTAGTTACATGGTCCGTTTGTCCCTCCCCTTCACCGGCTACCCTCCCAGTGACCTGCTCATTGTCTCCACCCTCTCTCCCCCTCACTCTGACCCAATCACCCTCCCCTTCCCGTACACAACTAACCAAATCACAGTGAGCTTCATCGACATCACTGCTGGAGTCTTCTACACCTACACAATTAGAATTATTCTGGCCAGCAACCAATCAAATGATGTCGTTTTTCCAGTCACTGGAAATTTCATATTGGCTCTACATGTATTAGGAG AATCTGTGCAGTTCCTCTCTACTGGTGAAGCAATGGCAGTCAGTGTGGCAGCTACATTCACTATTTCCATAGCGATTGGACTCTTGTTGGGGGTGTCTCTAATGTACTGCATTATGTACTACAGGAATAGGGGACACTACCCAGTAAGACAGCGACAAGAAGAAAGCATTCAACCCACTGTGCCAAGTGGTCCTGTTTACGAAGAAGTTACTCCTATCCAAGAACAAATTGAGCTGAAACCGAATGAAGCATACGGACCATTATAA